The Choristoneura fumiferana chromosome 11, NRCan_CFum_1, whole genome shotgun sequence genome includes a region encoding these proteins:
- the LOC141432474 gene encoding uncharacterized protein isoform X1, whose protein sequence is MVPQTKVFIGSLPQGSKPEELRKLFERFGVVTECDIMNRCGFVHMQTEDQAAAAIRALNNSTFNGGVITVERGRIKERGQRGGGGGGGRGGMRGGMRSGGMERRGGGGGGPMRAGGMGARDAPYMRDSRGMGPMRGDMRGGPMGGGGMGMRNGMGGGGGSYDRGMDRGGYDDRYGGYGEDRRGFALMEGRRESYAPAYDDRRYGEEMPIYEERRPMYDERDMMDRRAPMHARAAVPMAAPYERAPPRSVPMGNGDMFSRRSPMRGGAGAAGGYERDPYAQQYPPMGRGAGGATRGARDSGAGAGARHY, encoded by the exons ATGGTGCCG CAAACGAAAGTGTTCATCGGGAGCCTGCCCCAAGGCTCGAAGCCGGAGGAGCTCCGTAAACTGTTCGAACGTTTCGGCGTCGTCACAGAATGCGATATCATGAACCGGTGCGGCTTCGTGCACATGCAGACCGAGGATCAGGCGGCGGCAGCGATCCGGGCCCTCAATAACTCTACGTTCAACGGCGGCGTCATAACGGTGGAGCGTGGTCGCATCAAGGAGCGTGGCCAGCGCGGCggtggcggtggcggcggcCGCGGGGGCATGCGCGGTGGCATGCGCAGCGGCGGCATGGAGCGGCGaggaggcggcggcggcggccccATGCGCGCTGGTGGCATGGGCGCCCGCGACGCGCCCTACATGCGTGACTCGCGCGGTATGGGGCCCATGCGCGGGGACATGCGCGGCGGGCCCATGGGCGGCGGCGGCATGGGCATGCGCAACGGcatgggcggcggcggcggcagctaCGACCGCGGCATGGACCGCGGCGGTTACGACGACCGCTACGGCGGGTACGGGGAGGACCGGCGAGGTTTCGCGCTGATGGAAGGCCGCCGCGAATCATACGCACCCGCGTATGACGACCGCCGCTATGGCGAGGAGATGCCCATCTATGAAGAGCGCCGGCCGATGTACGACGAGCGCGACATGATGGACCGCCGGGCGCCCATGCACGCGCGGGCCGCGGTCCCCATGGCGGCGCCCTAcgagcgcgcgccgccgcgctcTGTACCCATGGGCAACGGTGACATGTTCAGCAGGAGATCACCCAT gcgcggcggcgcgggcgcagcgggcGGCTACGAGCGAGACCCGTACGCGCAACAGTACCCGCCCATGGGACG CGGCGCGGGCGGTGCGACGCGCGGCGCGCGCGActccggcgcgggcgcaggcgcgCGGCACTACTAG
- the LOC141432474 gene encoding uncharacterized protein isoform X2 has protein sequence MVPQTKVFIGSLPQGSKPEELRKLFERFGVVTECDIMNRCGFVHMQTEDQAAAAIRALNNSTFNGGVITVERGRIKERGQRGGGGGGGRGGMRGGMRSGGMERRGGGGGGPMRAGGMGARDAPYMRDSRGMGPMRGDMRGGPMGGGGMGMRNGMGGGGGSYDRGMDRGGYDDRYGGYGEDRRGFALMEGRRESYAPAYDDRRYGEEMPIYEERRPMYDERDMMDRRAPMHARAAVPMAAPYERAPPRSVPMGNGDMFSRRSPMRGGAGAAGGYERDPYAQQYPPMGRSWMPE, from the exons ATGGTGCCG CAAACGAAAGTGTTCATCGGGAGCCTGCCCCAAGGCTCGAAGCCGGAGGAGCTCCGTAAACTGTTCGAACGTTTCGGCGTCGTCACAGAATGCGATATCATGAACCGGTGCGGCTTCGTGCACATGCAGACCGAGGATCAGGCGGCGGCAGCGATCCGGGCCCTCAATAACTCTACGTTCAACGGCGGCGTCATAACGGTGGAGCGTGGTCGCATCAAGGAGCGTGGCCAGCGCGGCggtggcggtggcggcggcCGCGGGGGCATGCGCGGTGGCATGCGCAGCGGCGGCATGGAGCGGCGaggaggcggcggcggcggccccATGCGCGCTGGTGGCATGGGCGCCCGCGACGCGCCCTACATGCGTGACTCGCGCGGTATGGGGCCCATGCGCGGGGACATGCGCGGCGGGCCCATGGGCGGCGGCGGCATGGGCATGCGCAACGGcatgggcggcggcggcggcagctaCGACCGCGGCATGGACCGCGGCGGTTACGACGACCGCTACGGCGGGTACGGGGAGGACCGGCGAGGTTTCGCGCTGATGGAAGGCCGCCGCGAATCATACGCACCCGCGTATGACGACCGCCGCTATGGCGAGGAGATGCCCATCTATGAAGAGCGCCGGCCGATGTACGACGAGCGCGACATGATGGACCGCCGGGCGCCCATGCACGCGCGGGCCGCGGTCCCCATGGCGGCGCCCTAcgagcgcgcgccgccgcgctcTGTACCCATGGGCAACGGTGACATGTTCAGCAGGAGATCACCCAT gcgcggcggcgcgggcgcagcgggcGGCTACGAGCGAGACCCGTACGCGCAACAGTACCCGCCCATGGGACG gAGTTGGATGCCTGAATGA
- the LOC141432475 gene encoding uncharacterized protein: protein MSGERARGSAASPATKRLCATIVFLVGAVCVVGGYLFCRMSRNDVKRGSEIVSFNLTAAAENLYKKAKRIAPKAVHHNVPEKVTARLLEIFNCTLSECGTITNYNVAEFIKRSIHLKVVKLLKAVNNATLFLDSLR from the exons atGAGCGGCGAGCGCGCCCGGGGCTCCGCCGCCTCGCCCGCCACCAAGCGCCTCTGCGCCACCATCGTTTTCCTTGTCGGGGCCGTCTGTGTGGTCGGAG GTTATTTATTCTGCCGCATGTCACGAAACGATGTCAAGAGAGGCAGCGAGATCGTATCATTCAACTTGACTGCCGCGGCTGAGAATTTGTACAAAAAAGCGAAGAGGATCGCGCCCAAAGCCGTGCATCACAACGTGCCAGAGAAAGTCACGGCGCGGCTGCTGGAGATTTTCAACTGCACGCTGAGCGAGTGCGGGACCATTACAAACTATAATGTAGCtgaatttattaaaagatctatccactTGAAAGTAGTGAAATTGTTAAAGGCGGTTAATAATGCTACGCTATTTTTGGACTCGTTGAGATGA